The Henckelia pumila isolate YLH828 chromosome 2, ASM3356847v2, whole genome shotgun sequence genome includes a window with the following:
- the LOC140882721 gene encoding NAC domain-containing protein 2-like isoform X1, with product MEMESNNQQCPVPANSNQDRASNSQHISYHRRLPDEEYVPVMLSPGYCFRPEDDELIVDYLNKEINRERPEYIRCIRNVNVYDHSPEDLTRMYQSLGKGEWYFFTSRERKYLNGKRPNRAAGNGYWKATVADKKILANGVHVGFKKTLVFFVGKPSKGHKTGWIMHEYVSKQPTTQIRTSADDPMRLDDCVMCRIHKKYSKTEEETESSETWNQAAPKSVKTEHMATNQQQQLSLEVTNFNSQQNQQQAIHGQQLHFGPESQQANTNPDEEQAIMDEDILQYINFD from the exons ATGGAGATGGAGTCTAACAATCAACAGTGTCCAGTTCCCGCCAACTCTAATCAAGATCGAGCTTCGAATAGCCAACACATAAGCTATCACAGAAGACTTCCAGATGAAGAATATGTTCCGGTTATGCTTTCCCCGGGATATTGCTTTCGCCCCGAAGACGATGAACTCATCGTGGACTATTTGAACAAGGAGATCAATAGAGAGCGGCCCGAATACATCCGCTGTATCCGCAACGTCAACGTTTACGATCATTCTCCTGAGGATTTGACTC GTATGTATCAGAGTTTGGGAAAAGGTGAATGGTACTTCTTCACCTCTCGAGAGCGCAAGTATTTGAATGGAAAAAGGCCGAACCGCGCGGCCGGTAACGGGTACTGGAAGGCCACCGTAGCTGATAAAAAAATACTTGCAAATGGAGTGCATGTTGGATTCAAGAAGACTTTAGTGTTTTTCGTAGGGAAGCCCTCCAAAGGCCACAAAACTGGTTGGATCATGCACGAGTACGTATCTAAGCAGCCCACGACACAAATTAGGACTAGTGCTGATGATCCTATGCGA CTAGATGATTGTGTTATGTGTCGGATTCACAAGAAATATTCCAAAACAGAGGAAGAGACAGAGTCGTCTGAAACTTGGAACCAGGCAGCCCCCAAGAGTGTGAAAACTGAACACATGGCTACTAATCAGCAGCAGCAGCTCAGCCTTGAGGTGACGAATTTCAACTCACAACAGAATCAGCAGCAGGCAATACATGGACAGCAGCTTCATTTCGGCCCAGAAAGTCAGCAGGCAAATACAAATCCAGACGAGGAACAAGCAATCATGGACGAGGACATTTTGCAGTACATTAATTTCGATTAA
- the LOC140882721 gene encoding NAC domain-containing protein 2-like isoform X2 — MLSPGYCFRPEDDELIVDYLNKEINRERPEYIRCIRNVNVYDHSPEDLTRMYQSLGKGEWYFFTSRERKYLNGKRPNRAAGNGYWKATVADKKILANGVHVGFKKTLVFFVGKPSKGHKTGWIMHEYVSKQPTTQIRTSADDPMRLDDCVMCRIHKKYSKTEEETESSETWNQAAPKSVKTEHMATNQQQQLSLEVTNFNSQQNQQQAIHGQQLHFGPESQQANTNPDEEQAIMDEDILQYINFD; from the exons ATGCTTTCCCCGGGATATTGCTTTCGCCCCGAAGACGATGAACTCATCGTGGACTATTTGAACAAGGAGATCAATAGAGAGCGGCCCGAATACATCCGCTGTATCCGCAACGTCAACGTTTACGATCATTCTCCTGAGGATTTGACTC GTATGTATCAGAGTTTGGGAAAAGGTGAATGGTACTTCTTCACCTCTCGAGAGCGCAAGTATTTGAATGGAAAAAGGCCGAACCGCGCGGCCGGTAACGGGTACTGGAAGGCCACCGTAGCTGATAAAAAAATACTTGCAAATGGAGTGCATGTTGGATTCAAGAAGACTTTAGTGTTTTTCGTAGGGAAGCCCTCCAAAGGCCACAAAACTGGTTGGATCATGCACGAGTACGTATCTAAGCAGCCCACGACACAAATTAGGACTAGTGCTGATGATCCTATGCGA CTAGATGATTGTGTTATGTGTCGGATTCACAAGAAATATTCCAAAACAGAGGAAGAGACAGAGTCGTCTGAAACTTGGAACCAGGCAGCCCCCAAGAGTGTGAAAACTGAACACATGGCTACTAATCAGCAGCAGCAGCTCAGCCTTGAGGTGACGAATTTCAACTCACAACAGAATCAGCAGCAGGCAATACATGGACAGCAGCTTCATTTCGGCCCAGAAAGTCAGCAGGCAAATACAAATCCAGACGAGGAACAAGCAATCATGGACGAGGACATTTTGCAGTACATTAATTTCGATTAA